The Fibrobacter sp. genome contains a region encoding:
- a CDS encoding AAA family ATPase — MQPQALRLSEITIANLRSIQRQTFPLSNFTALIGYNNAGKTNILMGIRWLLSSFSLDISYFDDPNEAVEVEGVFDGISEQVIARLGEERAAAIKPFLHVNAQVVGQLRIKKVQRIPGENPESVEIFVFVPSNKRNGANRQEWVRANPDFLAAFNRMFPESIAIWDFEGNQAFTKLLHEIFKPLERRFGGEINLLLNKFSDILSPDSENRAEELGAFDHDVNEKLKPLFPSVKVELDIPVPTLETFLKKATLKVIDEDDGFERNIERMGAGSKRAIQMALIRYLADIKKHHNNHYLSRTMLLIDSPELYLHPQAVELVRVALKNLSNEGYQVVFATHSAQMVTSEDVSTSLLIRKNKERGTFMRKRMEDAVHQVVQDAPSQLQMLFSLSNSNELLFADYVLLTEGKTELRVLPALFERITGQSFALIKCALVRQGGVSNTRKSMQVLDAMDMPVRAIVDLDYAFTTATHDGFLDYNDPDIKYCLGLFRELAFHQHLRLVNGLPVSKHSNTTAAQAYAMMAAMPEAERPIRSIHAKLRSQGIWVWTKGAIEEHLGLDAKNEATWSKFIDRSKSPNFIKTLPDYASIEELCRWIIEGSLEG, encoded by the coding sequence ATGCAGCCACAAGCACTAAGATTATCCGAAATTACCATCGCGAATCTGCGCTCTATCCAGCGTCAGACATTCCCTCTTAGTAACTTTACGGCACTGATCGGCTACAACAACGCCGGAAAAACAAACATTTTAATGGGAATCCGCTGGCTTTTGTCCAGTTTTTCCCTGGACATCTCCTATTTTGACGACCCCAACGAAGCCGTGGAGGTAGAAGGCGTCTTCGACGGCATATCCGAGCAGGTTATCGCCCGTCTTGGCGAGGAACGCGCTGCGGCAATCAAGCCCTTTTTGCATGTAAACGCCCAGGTCGTAGGTCAACTTCGCATCAAAAAGGTGCAAAGAATCCCGGGAGAAAACCCGGAATCCGTAGAAATCTTCGTATTTGTGCCCTCAAATAAGCGAAACGGGGCGAACAGGCAGGAATGGGTCCGAGCAAATCCCGACTTTTTGGCTGCATTCAACAGAATGTTCCCCGAATCCATCGCCATCTGGGATTTTGAAGGCAACCAGGCCTTCACTAAGCTACTTCACGAAATTTTCAAGCCCCTTGAAAGGCGTTTCGGTGGCGAAATCAACCTGCTTCTGAACAAGTTCAGCGACATACTCTCCCCCGACAGCGAAAACCGCGCCGAGGAGCTGGGAGCCTTTGACCACGACGTCAACGAAAAGCTGAAACCCCTGTTCCCCAGCGTCAAGGTGGAGCTGGACATTCCCGTACCCACCCTGGAAACCTTCCTCAAGAAGGCTACCCTCAAGGTCATTGACGAAGACGACGGCTTTGAACGCAATATCGAACGCATGGGCGCAGGATCCAAGCGAGCCATCCAGATGGCACTGATCCGCTACCTGGCCGACATCAAGAAGCACCACAACAATCATTACCTGAGCCGCACCATGCTGCTCATCGATTCCCCGGAACTGTACCTGCACCCGCAGGCAGTGGAACTGGTCCGCGTGGCCCTCAAGAACCTGAGCAACGAAGGTTACCAGGTGGTGTTCGCCACCCACTCCGCCCAGATGGTCACCAGCGAAGACGTAAGCACCTCACTTCTGATTCGCAAGAACAAGGAACGCGGCACCTTTATGCGTAAGCGTATGGAAGACGCCGTACACCAGGTGGTGCAAGACGCGCCCAGCCAGCTCCAGATGCTTTTCAGCCTAAGCAACAGCAACGAACTGCTCTTTGCCGACTATGTACTGCTTACCGAAGGCAAGACAGAGCTGCGGGTGTTGCCTGCGCTCTTCGAGCGCATTACAGGGCAAAGCTTCGCACTGATCAAATGCGCCCTGGTACGCCAAGGTGGCGTCAGCAACACCCGAAAGAGCATGCAGGTGCTAGACGCCATGGACATGCCGGTTCGCGCCATTGTGGACCTGGACTACGCCTTTACAACCGCCACCCACGACGGCTTCCTGGATTACAACGATCCCGACATTAAATACTGCCTGGGGCTCTTTAGGGAGCTGGCCTTCCACCAGCACCTGCGCCTAGTGAACGGACTGCCCGTAAGCAAGCACAGCAATACTACTGCGGCTCAGGCCTACGCCATGATGGCCGCCATGCCCGAGGCAGAACGCCCCATCAGAAGCATTCACGCCAAACTCCGCAGCCAGGGAATCTGGGTGTGGACCAAGGGCGCCATCGAAGAACACCTGGGACTCGACGCCAAGAACGAAGCCACCTGGAGCAAGTTCATCGACCGCAGCAAATCCCCCAACTTCATAAAGACCCTCCCCGACTACGCCAGCATCGAAGAACTCTGCCGCTGGATCATCGAAGGCAGCCTAGAAGGGTGA
- a CDS encoding LamG domain-containing protein, with protein MKVRFATMGAILVGCLSATFVGCSESSSVAGNSAETGSPELAGILYLDDGTPARNARVRIVGSSFDYFHGSVLDDVVEVNADSNGAFAVDSLPKDLSSYSLEAFHEESGKRLLIKNLSKSDSLVDDTLQNPGSAILDMEQESGLDIEGLTGRATIVGTTFTQDVVVKDDHVYVDSLPEGSLDVEVRLFAKDTILASFDRLNVVADSTVRVEVNYFVEKEPQVPDTVVLDYAASLKLQNVSFDSAGPVLTDIPLAFRMNSSVLSFDSVTVADSLGRFEAYRINATGKLSNSLPISIARLDSAAGEAVFWVRLDSLNLEDSVKIVYNSQKESRYATDVFPSNAGYRLVWHFDEGADVVSDVAENKIVSNGIPSGVKVIDGVVGKAYEFDGSASVTVKSSDDSELNLSADTLSFALWVRLDDKENSNTIFAKDGMYSLSYVPKDGFVVQVLEDADTALYVNTYHGGDSLITAGEWNFVYFQNRNGIYGLYVNGVKIPQGEIKAATTTKRDTSADFVLGKGFKGAIDELFLGTEMRYEEWIYVMYANQDPKGIWPEFTAVKK; from the coding sequence ATGAAAGTGCGTTTTGCTACCATGGGTGCCATTTTGGTGGGCTGCCTGTCTGCGACTTTTGTTGGTTGTTCTGAATCTAGCAGTGTGGCCGGCAATAGTGCCGAAACCGGGTCTCCGGAATTGGCTGGTATTTTATATTTGGACGACGGCACTCCGGCCCGTAACGCCCGAGTGCGTATTGTGGGCTCCAGTTTTGACTATTTTCACGGTAGTGTTCTTGACGATGTTGTGGAGGTGAACGCCGATTCCAATGGTGCCTTTGCCGTGGATTCTCTGCCTAAGGATTTGTCCAGCTATTCCTTGGAAGCATTCCATGAGGAATCTGGAAAGCGTCTGTTGATCAAGAACTTGAGCAAATCCGACAGTCTTGTTGACGATACCCTCCAGAATCCGGGTTCTGCCATTCTTGATATGGAACAGGAGTCAGGTCTTGATATAGAGGGCCTGACGGGCCGTGCCACCATTGTGGGTACCACATTTACACAGGATGTGGTTGTCAAGGATGACCATGTCTACGTTGATTCCCTGCCGGAAGGATCCTTGGATGTGGAGGTGCGCCTGTTTGCGAAGGATACGATTCTTGCGTCCTTTGACAGGTTGAATGTCGTTGCGGATTCTACCGTGCGTGTTGAAGTCAACTATTTCGTAGAAAAAGAGCCCCAGGTGCCGGATACGGTTGTTCTTGACTATGCGGCATCCCTGAAGCTCCAGAATGTTTCCTTTGATTCTGCGGGTCCGGTGCTTACGGATATTCCTCTTGCATTCCGCATGAACAGTTCTGTTCTGTCTTTCGATAGCGTTACTGTTGCGGATAGCCTGGGCCGTTTCGAGGCTTATCGCATCAATGCCACAGGCAAGCTGTCCAATTCACTGCCCATTAGCATTGCCCGTCTTGATTCGGCGGCAGGGGAGGCTGTGTTCTGGGTCCGACTCGATTCCTTGAATTTGGAAGACTCTGTAAAGATTGTGTACAATTCTCAAAAGGAGTCCCGTTATGCAACAGACGTGTTCCCATCCAATGCTGGCTATCGCCTGGTATGGCACTTTGATGAAGGTGCCGATGTTGTAAGTGATGTGGCCGAAAACAAGATTGTTTCCAATGGAATCCCTAGTGGCGTCAAGGTAATTGATGGGGTAGTAGGCAAGGCCTATGAATTCGATGGCTCCGCCTCGGTGACCGTCAAGAGTTCCGACGATAGTGAACTGAATCTTTCTGCGGACACCTTGAGTTTTGCACTTTGGGTTCGCCTGGACGATAAGGAAAATTCCAACACCATCTTTGCTAAGGATGGAATGTACAGCCTGTCTTACGTGCCTAAGGATGGTTTCGTGGTGCAGGTCCTTGAAGATGCAGACACTGCGCTGTATGTCAACACCTACCATGGTGGCGATAGCTTGATTACCGCCGGGGAATGGAACTTCGTGTATTTCCAGAACCGTAATGGAATCTACGGCTTGTACGTCAATGGAGTCAAGATCCCCCAGGGCGAAATCAAGGCTGCTACAACCACAAAGCGCGACACTTCTGCGGACTTTGTTCTAGGCAAGGGTTTCAAGGGCGCTATCGATGAACTGTTCCTTGGCACGGAAATGCGTTACGAGGAATGGATTTACGTGATGTATGCGAACCAGGATCCCAAGGGCATTTGGCCTGAGTTTACCGCGGTAAAGAAATAA
- a CDS encoding BamA/TamA family outer membrane protein, with protein MMVGLVQAQLLDMSEMSESYMVENKIHKVKVEGTVHMDERSVLSRIGIRDGQSYSPTGLTEKVQSSVTSLYESGLFDDVTAWIDYVGDGTDVDLIFKIKELPALDTAVLEGCDEISEEDLSLKIRLVPGQVYSKSQLERDRQAILDYYRSEGYLLAEVGYRETPTDENRNMVTFIVREGEKVKVRAFDIQGNDNVPAEDIMEHMITKMDQWWGGGEFKENIFEADRDTVLNAIRHFGYLDAELTEYSAEYLPDSTCLFYMGRMVPMGEKLDALYKQLNLALGDSATALYKMAGKPTMQVTHFFRNHRNVGEMPWVSRPKPQVKTEEDAWKYLNDIIRYEDARKEWLWIVRGRKWNNPKIDSLLKIEKKNHYQEKLVVRYMIEDMFPALNKYDNIKTSSAILIHIHMIEGRRYYMGGLHFSGNEVLSDGMLNYAFRLDSGEVFDQYKYDASRKALLDAYREDGYLFATYEEERTFTNDSIVNLSYKMTEGLPAQIHKVHIHGNTKTNEKVIRREVRLYPGDTYRQSALERSFREIMQLNFFDMVVPDIKVVGEQEVDLDFTVQEKEAGTGQFSLGVSYSESDGVVGTASVSIPNCCMGDGQAASFSVEYGEDKKSAAVSFQEPWLLDKPITLGASLSYSWWNMSRYDDPDITRYGGSVYLGKRLKWPDDYFYGQIGYSWLMNKQGPNIDDSYVVYTGVESAINFRLLRDDKNLPQFPTEGSRYVLDIQWADDAIFSDFNFVKTELTIKWWFPLFRDRLTLALTNEYGVIFGDQLQYRTLYSMGGVMGYEGMMRGYSSGSIGYRRLGRSFQYVGAELQLGLVPQTFYLLPFFFDAGNVFGERYNPKTKVPEPSRNPLSEWDPTSLKKDIGFGFRVVVPMLGIIGFDFAWPLDVGETYSGLQRTEVGNMEFNFVIGQGF; from the coding sequence ATGATGGTGGGCCTGGTTCAGGCTCAGCTTTTGGACATGTCCGAGATGTCCGAAAGTTACATGGTGGAGAATAAGATTCACAAAGTGAAGGTGGAAGGTACCGTCCACATGGACGAACGTTCCGTGCTGAGCCGAATCGGTATTCGCGACGGTCAGAGCTATTCTCCCACGGGCCTTACAGAAAAGGTCCAGTCTTCCGTGACTTCTCTTTACGAATCCGGCCTGTTTGACGATGTTACCGCCTGGATTGACTATGTTGGCGATGGTACCGATGTTGATTTGATCTTTAAAATTAAGGAACTGCCTGCCCTCGATACTGCTGTTCTGGAAGGCTGTGATGAAATTTCCGAGGAAGATCTGTCCCTGAAGATTCGTCTTGTTCCGGGACAGGTGTACAGCAAGAGCCAGCTGGAACGTGATCGCCAGGCTATTTTGGACTACTACCGTTCCGAAGGTTACCTGCTGGCAGAAGTGGGTTACCGCGAAACTCCCACCGATGAAAACCGTAATATGGTGACCTTTATCGTTCGAGAAGGTGAAAAGGTGAAGGTTCGTGCCTTTGATATCCAGGGTAACGACAATGTGCCCGCCGAAGACATCATGGAACACATGATTACCAAGATGGACCAGTGGTGGGGCGGCGGCGAGTTCAAGGAAAATATCTTTGAGGCGGACCGCGATACCGTATTGAATGCAATCCGTCATTTTGGCTACCTGGATGCAGAACTTACAGAATACAGTGCCGAGTACCTGCCGGACTCCACCTGTTTGTTCTATATGGGTCGAATGGTTCCCATGGGTGAGAAACTGGATGCCCTGTACAAGCAGTTGAACCTGGCCTTGGGCGATTCTGCTACCGCTCTCTACAAGATGGCCGGCAAGCCCACTATGCAGGTTACCCACTTCTTCAGGAATCACCGCAATGTGGGTGAAATGCCCTGGGTTTCCCGTCCTAAGCCGCAGGTCAAGACGGAAGAGGATGCCTGGAAGTACTTGAACGACATTATCCGTTATGAGGATGCCCGTAAGGAATGGCTCTGGATTGTGAGGGGCCGTAAGTGGAACAATCCTAAGATTGACTCCTTGTTGAAAATCGAGAAGAAGAACCACTACCAGGAAAAGCTGGTGGTTCGCTACATGATCGAAGACATGTTCCCGGCCTTGAATAAGTACGACAACATCAAGACCTCTAGCGCAATTCTTATTCATATCCACATGATTGAAGGTCGTCGCTACTACATGGGCGGTCTCCATTTCTCCGGTAACGAAGTCCTTAGCGATGGAATGCTGAACTACGCCTTCCGTCTGGATAGCGGCGAAGTCTTTGACCAGTACAAGTATGACGCTTCCCGCAAGGCCTTGCTGGATGCCTACCGTGAAGATGGCTACCTGTTTGCTACCTACGAAGAAGAACGTACCTTTACCAATGATTCCATTGTGAACCTGTCCTACAAGATGACCGAGGGCTTGCCTGCTCAGATTCATAAGGTTCATATCCATGGTAACACCAAGACCAATGAAAAGGTGATTCGTCGTGAAGTTCGTCTGTATCCGGGCGACACCTACCGTCAGTCCGCCCTTGAACGAAGCTTCCGTGAAATCATGCAGCTGAACTTCTTTGACATGGTCGTTCCTGACATCAAGGTCGTAGGTGAACAGGAAGTGGACCTTGACTTTACCGTTCAGGAAAAGGAAGCGGGAACTGGCCAGTTCAGCCTGGGTGTTTCCTATAGCGAAAGCGATGGTGTGGTTGGTACCGCCAGCGTGTCTATTCCCAACTGCTGTATGGGTGACGGTCAGGCAGCCTCCTTCAGTGTTGAATACGGCGAAGACAAGAAGAGTGCTGCAGTCAGCTTCCAGGAACCGTGGTTGCTGGATAAGCCCATTACCTTGGGTGCAAGCTTGAGCTACTCCTGGTGGAACATGAGCCGTTACGATGACCCCGACATTACCCGTTACGGTGGAAGCGTCTATCTGGGTAAGCGCCTCAAGTGGCCCGACGACTACTTCTACGGTCAGATCGGTTACAGCTGGCTTATGAACAAGCAGGGCCCGAACATCGATGACAGCTACGTTGTCTATACCGGTGTGGAATCTGCAATCAACTTCCGACTGCTGCGTGACGACAAGAACCTGCCGCAGTTCCCCACGGAAGGTTCCCGCTACGTGCTCGACATTCAGTGGGCTGACGATGCCATCTTCAGTGACTTCAACTTTGTGAAGACCGAGCTTACCATTAAGTGGTGGTTCCCGCTGTTCCGCGATCGCCTGACTCTTGCCTTGACCAATGAATACGGAGTCATCTTCGGCGACCAGCTGCAGTATCGTACTCTGTACTCTATGGGTGGCGTCATGGGTTACGAAGGCATGATGCGTGGTTATAGCTCCGGCTCCATCGGTTACCGTCGCCTGGGCCGTAGCTTCCAGTACGTAGGTGCGGAACTTCAGCTTGGCCTTGTGCCTCAGACCTTCTATCTGTTGCCCTTCTTCTTTGACGCTGGTAACGTATTCGGCGAACGATACAACCCCAAGACCAAGGTTCCGGAACCCAGCCGCAACCCGCTTAGCGAATGGGATCCCACTAGCCTCAAGAAGGACATCGGCTTTGGCTTCCGCGTTGTTGTACCTATGCTTGGTATTATCGGCTTCGACTTTGCATGGCCCTTGGATGTGGGTGAAACCTACAGTGGCTTGCAGCGTACCGAAGTGGGCAATATGGAATTCAACTTCGTTATTGGCCAGGGCTTCTAA
- a CDS encoding OmpH family outer membrane protein gives MKKILILFVMTLALGLSSGFAEDGLRVAHVDSKLIFDGYKGTKKAQEEYDRQVAKWEQQGNLLQKELAAIKEKLDKQVLMLSDEKKRELEAEYAKKDTELKNFIDRVYGRKGELISENEKVSGPIIQLIRKAVTEIALQEGYDMVVDRATGAVLFWKKENDLTQKVLDYLNNR, from the coding sequence ATGAAAAAGATTCTTATTTTGTTCGTAATGACTTTGGCGCTGGGATTGTCTAGTGGCTTTGCCGAAGATGGTCTCCGCGTTGCTCACGTAGATTCCAAGCTGATCTTCGATGGTTACAAGGGAACCAAGAAGGCCCAGGAAGAATACGATCGCCAGGTGGCTAAGTGGGAACAGCAGGGTAACTTGCTGCAGAAGGAACTTGCCGCCATCAAGGAAAAACTTGATAAGCAGGTTCTGATGCTTAGCGACGAAAAGAAGCGCGAACTGGAAGCGGAATACGCCAAGAAGGATACAGAACTTAAGAACTTCATTGACCGTGTGTACGGCCGTAAGGGCGAACTGATTTCCGAAAACGAAAAGGTGAGCGGTCCCATTATCCAGTTGATCCGTAAGGCGGTTACCGAAATTGCCTTGCAGGAAGGCTACGACATGGTGGTTGACCGCGCTACCGGTGCGGTACTTTTCTGGAAGAAGGAAAACGACCTGACCCAGAAGGTTTTGGATTATCTGAATAACAGATAA
- the ettA gene encoding energy-dependent translational throttle protein EttA, translating into MAENKAEKFVFYMYKMCKSYPNKEVLKDISLSFYYGAKIGIIGQNGAGKSTLLRIMAGIDKEFQGEAWIEPGRTAGYLPQEPQLDPNLTVKENVMQAVAKKQAILDRFNEISMKFAEPMEDDEMNKLLDEQAKLQDIIDAQDLWSLDRNIEIAMDALRCPPGDWPVTNLSGGEKRRVALCRLLLEEPDLLLLDEPTNHLDAETVAWLERHLREYKGSVILVTHDRYFLDNVTGWILEIDRGRGIPWEGNYAQWLDQKLERMKNEEKGESDRQKRLAREQEWVKQSPKARQAKNKARLKAYEDLLAEDSREKINVAQIHIANGNRLGDIVIQAEHLQKAFGEKVLFDDMNFSLPRSGIVGIIGPNGAGKTTLFKMITGSEKPDAGTLKIGETVQIISMEQGRDSLDDTKTVWESITGGNDEIMVGDRKMNGRAYCGLFNFTGAAQQKKLNTLSGGERNRVLMAKNLQQPGNLLFLDEPTNDLDIETLQALEQAILKFAGCAVIISHDRWFLDRIATHILAYEGDSKVVWFEGNWSEYEADRRKRLGEDAENPKPIKYKTLTRN; encoded by the coding sequence ATGGCCGAAAATAAAGCAGAAAAGTTTGTATTCTACATGTACAAGATGTGCAAGTCTTATCCCAACAAGGAAGTCTTGAAGGATATTTCCTTAAGCTTCTACTATGGCGCTAAGATTGGCATTATCGGCCAGAATGGTGCTGGTAAGTCTACGCTTTTGCGTATCATGGCCGGTATCGATAAGGAATTCCAGGGCGAAGCCTGGATTGAACCGGGCCGCACCGCAGGTTACCTGCCTCAGGAACCTCAGCTGGATCCGAACCTTACTGTCAAGGAAAACGTGATGCAGGCTGTGGCTAAGAAGCAGGCTATCCTGGATCGCTTCAACGAAATCTCCATGAAGTTCGCTGAACCCATGGAAGATGACGAAATGAACAAGCTTCTGGATGAACAGGCTAAGCTTCAGGACATCATCGACGCTCAGGACCTGTGGAGCCTGGACCGCAATATTGAAATTGCAATGGACGCTCTCCGCTGCCCGCCGGGCGACTGGCCGGTGACCAACCTTTCCGGTGGTGAAAAGCGCCGTGTGGCTCTGTGCCGCTTGCTTTTGGAAGAACCGGACCTGCTCTTGCTGGACGAACCTACCAACCACCTGGATGCAGAAACCGTGGCTTGGCTGGAACGCCACCTCCGCGAATACAAGGGCTCCGTGATTCTCGTGACCCATGACCGTTATTTCCTGGATAACGTTACCGGCTGGATTCTTGAAATCGACCGCGGTCGTGGCATTCCTTGGGAAGGTAACTATGCCCAGTGGCTGGACCAGAAGCTGGAACGTATGAAGAACGAAGAGAAGGGCGAATCTGACCGTCAGAAGCGCCTGGCTCGCGAACAGGAATGGGTCAAGCAGAGTCCCAAGGCTCGCCAGGCCAAGAACAAGGCCCGTCTTAAGGCTTACGAAGACTTGCTGGCCGAAGACTCCAGAGAAAAGATTAACGTGGCTCAGATCCACATCGCTAATGGTAACCGTCTGGGTGACATCGTTATTCAGGCAGAACATCTGCAGAAGGCCTTTGGTGAAAAGGTGCTGTTCGACGATATGAACTTCAGCCTGCCTCGCTCCGGCATCGTGGGCATTATCGGTCCTAACGGTGCTGGTAAGACCACCTTGTTCAAGATGATTACCGGTTCTGAAAAGCCCGATGCAGGTACCTTGAAGATTGGCGAAACAGTCCAGATTATTAGTATGGAACAGGGCCGCGATTCTCTGGATGATACCAAGACCGTTTGGGAATCCATTACCGGCGGTAACGACGAAATTATGGTGGGCGACCGCAAGATGAATGGCCGCGCCTACTGTGGCTTGTTCAACTTCACTGGCGCTGCCCAGCAGAAGAAACTGAACACTCTTTCTGGTGGTGAACGCAACCGCGTGCTCATGGCCAAGAACCTGCAGCAGCCCGGTAACCTGTTGTTCCTGGACGAACCTACCAACGACTTGGATATCGAAACCCTCCAGGCTTTGGAACAGGCTATCCTTAAGTTCGCAGGCTGCGCCGTGATCATCTCCCATGATCGCTGGTTCCTGGACCGTATCGCAACCCACATCCTTGCTTACGAAGGCGACTCCAAGGTGGTCTGGTTCGAAGGTAACTGGAGCGAATACGAAGCCGACCGCCGCAAGCGTCTGGGCGAAGATGCCGAAAACCCCAAGCCCATCAAGTACAAGACTCTCACACGAAACTAG
- a CDS encoding ABC transporter permease subunit: MIFHVLKHELRLIFREPRFWIPFIIPPVLLAASQGIAVNRYGGQIMEGMEGYMMLLLGCLMAPMGAPLAADSFAGERERNSLELLQLSPVKPAHLFWGKLLAVLPFPLMFSLICQLVYFAAHSDVVRGEAAAGAILGSMSACLLVNAFSLLLSLKAKTVRAATQGTLFFIIPLLLLVQFGYQTFLQSLVMPVICLAVSLFVCSVATAVGVRKFISL; encoded by the coding sequence ATGATTTTTCACGTTCTTAAGCATGAACTGCGATTGATTTTCCGGGAGCCCCGCTTCTGGATTCCCTTCATTATACCGCCGGTACTGTTGGCGGCGTCCCAGGGGATTGCTGTGAACCGCTATGGCGGGCAGATCATGGAGGGCATGGAAGGTTACATGATGCTTTTGCTGGGTTGCCTCATGGCGCCTATGGGCGCTCCCTTAGCAGCCGATAGTTTCGCTGGTGAACGTGAAAGAAATTCCCTGGAACTGTTGCAGCTTTCTCCTGTAAAACCAGCCCATTTGTTTTGGGGCAAACTGCTGGCGGTGTTGCCGTTCCCTCTGATGTTTTCCTTGATTTGTCAGCTGGTTTATTTTGCGGCGCATTCTGATGTTGTTCGCGGGGAGGCTGCTGCTGGCGCAATTCTCGGTTCCATGTCCGCATGCCTTTTGGTGAATGCATTTTCGTTGCTTCTTTCATTAAAAGCGAAGACGGTGCGTGCAGCTACTCAGGGAACGCTGTTCTTTATTATCCCGCTGCTGCTTTTGGTACAGTTCGGGTATCAGACTTTTTTGCAGAGCTTGGTGATGCCTGTGATATGCTTGGCGGTATCGCTGTTTGTGTGTAGCGTGGCTACTGCGGTGGGTGTGCGAAAGTTTATCAGCTTGTAG
- the fliB gene encoding flagellin lysine-N-methylase, whose product MLLRVPSFYHQFQCLGGRCSDTCCVGWEVDVDEKTHDKYRDLYRSGKADERRQQFLQKLLSNIEDGHFKLLPGDRCPFLKENGLCEMICEMGCNGTDIGPDGENVLCDICREHPRFVEVYGDIMEKGVGLCCEEAARLLLTAGSDAAKQDRAVLTLIDTETNDEPDEMPEGAEEARDAIFEEREAIFAILNNNSVPLNQRLIEILDFAEATSGNEIPSNKNPNAETPFNETVRKTWIEILNKGESYGPAWDKAYERMIRKGWQQPQSLFSDEDGARIIAYMIFRYYAKSLFDGDSLTKVQFAIYFWTLLKHFGEELAADSPAGATDLTRKINAVKLLSKQTEYSEEIMEILADNFFENPAFCVEQFRRILQDVQ is encoded by the coding sequence ATGCTTCTTCGCGTACCCAGTTTCTACCACCAGTTTCAATGCCTCGGAGGCAGATGTTCCGATACCTGTTGCGTGGGCTGGGAAGTAGATGTCGATGAAAAAACGCACGACAAGTACCGCGATCTTTATAGAAGCGGTAAGGCGGACGAACGTCGTCAGCAATTTCTTCAGAAACTGCTGAGCAACATCGAAGACGGCCATTTCAAGCTCTTGCCAGGAGACCGATGCCCCTTCCTGAAGGAGAACGGACTCTGCGAAATGATTTGCGAAATGGGGTGCAACGGGACAGATATAGGCCCCGATGGTGAAAATGTCCTCTGCGACATCTGTAGGGAACATCCCCGTTTTGTGGAGGTCTACGGCGACATCATGGAAAAAGGCGTGGGGCTCTGCTGCGAGGAAGCGGCGAGACTGCTGCTTACCGCAGGTTCCGATGCTGCGAAACAGGACCGCGCCGTCCTCACCCTCATCGACACAGAAACCAACGACGAACCCGACGAAATGCCGGAAGGCGCAGAAGAAGCCCGCGATGCCATCTTTGAAGAGCGGGAAGCAATCTTCGCCATCCTAAACAACAACAGCGTTCCCCTAAACCAACGACTCATCGAAATTCTGGATTTTGCGGAAGCAACCTCTGGCAACGAAATTCCCTCCAACAAAAATCCCAACGCAGAAACACCGTTCAACGAAACGGTCCGCAAAACTTGGATAGAAATCCTCAACAAGGGCGAAAGCTACGGCCCCGCCTGGGACAAAGCCTACGAGCGCATGATCCGCAAAGGCTGGCAGCAACCACAGTCATTATTCTCTGACGAAGATGGCGCCCGCATCATTGCCTACATGATTTTCCGCTACTACGCCAAGAGCCTGTTTGACGGTGACAGCCTAACTAAAGTTCAGTTTGCCATTTACTTCTGGACACTGCTGAAACATTTTGGCGAAGAACTGGCCGCGGACTCCCCCGCAGGCGCCACCGATTTAACCCGTAAAATCAACGCAGTCAAGCTGCTTAGCAAGCAGACGGAATACTCCGAAGAAATCATGGAAATCCTCGCCGACAATTTCTTTGAAAACCCTGCATTCTGTGTGGAACAGTTTCGCCGCATATTACAAGACGTTCAATAA
- a CDS encoding MraZ family transcriptional regulator yields MNERNRFIGQAKSAIDGKGRCAFPREFRRQLTAEDGTEFVLTIWADGRLRLFVTSEYEKFMNELDQWSDRELAEQFRLSLRSSLVELDGQNRILLPKDKIQYAELTNSITFVEYRGKSLELWNTDKYEAKLASQTEEAKAQFNKLCFNAGFAGGLNVQK; encoded by the coding sequence ATGAACGAACGTAACCGTTTTATAGGTCAAGCCAAGTCGGCTATCGACGGAAAGGGTAGGTGCGCCTTCCCTCGGGAGTTCCGTCGTCAATTGACCGCAGAAGACGGTACGGAATTCGTGCTGACGATCTGGGCTGACGGAAGACTCCGTCTGTTTGTAACGTCAGAATACGAGAAGTTCATGAACGAGTTGGATCAGTGGTCCGACCGCGAACTAGCAGAACAATTCCGACTGAGCCTCCGTTCCTCTTTAGTGGAACTGGATGGTCAGAATCGCATTTTACTCCCTAAGGATAAAATCCAGTATGCCGAGCTTACGAACAGCATTACGTTCGTAGAATACCGCGGCAAGTCTTTGGAATTGTGGAATACAGACAAGTACGAAGCCAAGCTTGCTTCTCAGACAGAAGAAGCCAAGGCTCAGTTCAACAAGCTCTGTTTTAATGCTGGTTTTGCGGGGGGATTGAATGTCCAAAAATGA